From one Perca fluviatilis chromosome 10, GENO_Pfluv_1.0, whole genome shotgun sequence genomic stretch:
- the LOC120567165 gene encoding sodium/potassium/calcium exchanger 3-like isoform X1 — MKAPRRPRQTRLLPRFCVCGVGLLAAAWIFNFNDVTGSNAPTVDHDISLSKKELMQQEKDNNENDSISRSAISDFPEDLFTLEQKRQGAVVLHVLCAIYMFHALAIVCDVYFVPSLEKVSENLQLSQDVAGATFMAAGSSAPELFTSLIGVFITKGDVGVGTIVGSAVFNILVIIGLCGIFSGQTISLSWWPLFRDAAFYILSILVLILVIYDEKVLWWETIILISMYGIYIIIMKFNRSLRSLAERHCSRAGQPCLSRLRRTTAVGNIGDCDNDMVPLKPDSCAVAGQDSGVVMVDELLNLHPHQLSFSEASLRLLITPHFPPFTRLRMAGRMVINERQRLIWARGGPEEGGASGEEGSGANGSWGRENRTVAEGDKQPLEGERERGKETGEETGGVAHPEEEEEEEQEEGEEENTPFKPFVLPHGWCVRLKWLLSWPVSVLLYFTIPDCNLPRWERWYLLTFLSSTLWIALFSYLMVWMVTIISYTLGIPEVIMGITFLAAGTSVPDCMASLIVARQGMGDMAVSNSIGSNIFDVLLGLGFPWALRTLIVSYGSVVTINSRGLVYSVILLLASVILTVLCVHLNCWRLDRRLGLCLILLYAIFLLCSIGFESL; from the exons ATGAAGGCGCCGAGGAGACCGAGGCAGACGCGGCTCCTCCCCCGGTTCTGCGTCTGTGGAGTCGGTCTGCTCGCAGCCGCCTGGATCTTTAACTTCAACGATGTTACAG GTTCTAATGCACCCACTGTGGATCATGACATCTCCTTGTCAAAGAAAGAGCTCATGCAGcaagaaaaagacaacaatgaaaATGACAGTATTTCTAGATCCG CTATCAGTGATTTTCCTGAAGACCTCTTCACTCTGGAGCAGAAGAGACAGGGAGCGGTAGTCCTTCAtgttctctgt GCGATCTACATGTTTCATGCACTGGCCATCGTGTGTGATGTTTACTTTGTGCCATCACTGGAAAAAGTATCAGAG AACCTTCAGCTCAGTCAGGATGTTGCCGGGGCAACCTTCATGGCAGCTGGGAGCTCCGCCCCCGAGCTCTTCacctctctgattg GGGTGTTTATCACAAAAGGAGACGTGGGTGTGGGAACTATTGTGGGATCAGCTGTCTTTAACATCCTGGTCATCATCGGCCTCTGCGGCATCTTTTCTGGACAG ACCATCTCTCTGAGCTGGTGGCCTTTGTTTCGTGATGCTGCCTTCTACATCCTGTCCATACTGGTGCTTATCCTG GTGATCTATGATGAAAAAGTATTGTG GTGGGAGACCATCATCCTGATCTCTATGTACGGAATCTACATAATCATCATGAA GTTTAACAGATCTCTGCGGAGCCTGGCAGAGAGACACTGCAGCAGGGCAGGTCAGCCATGTCTGAGCCGCCTGCGACGGACGACTGCTGTCGGAAACATTGGAGACTGTGACAACGACATGGTGCCGCTGAAGCCAG ATTCTTGTGCGGTGGCCGGCCAGGACTCAGGGGTGGTGATGGTGGATGAGCTGCTGAACCTGCACCCCCACCAGCTCTCCTTCTCAGAGGCAAGCCTCCGCCTTCTCATTACCCCGCATTTCCCCCCCTTCACCCGCCTGCGCATGGCAGGACGCATGGTCATCAACGAG AGGCAGAGGCTGATTTGGGCCCGGGGTGGCCCAGAGGAAGGGGGAGCTTCGGGCGAGGAAGGTTCGGGTGCTAACGGATCGTGGGGGAGGGAGAACAGGACGGTGGCCGAGGGAGACAAGCAGCCactggagggagagagggagaggggtaAAGAGACCGGGGAAGAGACAGGTGGGGTAGCACATcctgaagaggaagaggaggaagagcaggaggaaggagaggaggagaacaCTCCTTTCAAACCCTTCGTCCTGCCAC ATGGTTGGTGTGTGCGTCTGAAGTGGCTGCTCTCTTGGCCCGTGAGCGTCCTACTCTACTTCACCATCCCCGACTGTAACCTGCCGCGGTGGGAGCGCTGGTACCTGCTCACCTTCCTGTCCTCCACACTCTGGATAGCCCTATTCTCCTACCTCATGGTCTGGATG GTGACCATAATCAGCTACACACTTGGAATCCCAGAAGTCATCATGGGCATTACTTTTCTGGCAGCCGGCACCAGTGTCCCTGACTGCATGGCCAGCCTCATCGTTGCTCGACaag GGATGGGCGACATGGCTGTTTCCAACTCCATTGGCAGTAATATCTTTGATGTGCTTCTGGGCCTGGGCTTCCCCTGGGCCCTGAGGACTCTCATTGTCAGCTACGGATCAGTG GTGACAATTAACAGCAGAGGCCTGGTGTACTCAGTGATTCTTCTGTTGGCCTCAGTCATACTCACT GTCCTGTGTGTCCATCTGAACTGCTGGAGGTTGGACCGCAGACTGGGACTCTGTCTCATACTTCTCTACGCCATCTTCCTCCTCTGCTCCATCGGCTTCGAGAGTTTGTAG
- the LOC120567165 gene encoding sodium/potassium/calcium exchanger 3-like isoform X2 encodes MKAPRRPRQTRLLPRFCVCGVGLLAAAWIFNFNDVTGSNAPTVDHDISLSKKELMQQEKDNNENDSISRSAISDFPEDLFTLEQKRQGAVVLHVLCAIYMFHALAIVCDVYFVPSLEKVSENLQLSQDVAGATFMAAGSSAPELFTSLIGVFITKGDVGVGTIVGSAVFNILVIIGLCGIFSGQTISLSWWPLFRDAAFYILSILVLILVIYDEKVLWWETIILISMYGIYIIIMKFNRSLRSLAERHCSRAGQPCLSRLRRTTAVGNIGDCDNDMVPLKPDSCAVAGQDSGVVMVDELLNLHPHQLSFSERQRLIWARGGPEEGGASGEEGSGANGSWGRENRTVAEGDKQPLEGERERGKETGEETGGVAHPEEEEEEEQEEGEEENTPFKPFVLPHGWCVRLKWLLSWPVSVLLYFTIPDCNLPRWERWYLLTFLSSTLWIALFSYLMVWMVTIISYTLGIPEVIMGITFLAAGTSVPDCMASLIVARQGMGDMAVSNSIGSNIFDVLLGLGFPWALRTLIVSYGSVVTINSRGLVYSVILLLASVILTVLCVHLNCWRLDRRLGLCLILLYAIFLLCSIGFESL; translated from the exons ATGAAGGCGCCGAGGAGACCGAGGCAGACGCGGCTCCTCCCCCGGTTCTGCGTCTGTGGAGTCGGTCTGCTCGCAGCCGCCTGGATCTTTAACTTCAACGATGTTACAG GTTCTAATGCACCCACTGTGGATCATGACATCTCCTTGTCAAAGAAAGAGCTCATGCAGcaagaaaaagacaacaatgaaaATGACAGTATTTCTAGATCCG CTATCAGTGATTTTCCTGAAGACCTCTTCACTCTGGAGCAGAAGAGACAGGGAGCGGTAGTCCTTCAtgttctctgt GCGATCTACATGTTTCATGCACTGGCCATCGTGTGTGATGTTTACTTTGTGCCATCACTGGAAAAAGTATCAGAG AACCTTCAGCTCAGTCAGGATGTTGCCGGGGCAACCTTCATGGCAGCTGGGAGCTCCGCCCCCGAGCTCTTCacctctctgattg GGGTGTTTATCACAAAAGGAGACGTGGGTGTGGGAACTATTGTGGGATCAGCTGTCTTTAACATCCTGGTCATCATCGGCCTCTGCGGCATCTTTTCTGGACAG ACCATCTCTCTGAGCTGGTGGCCTTTGTTTCGTGATGCTGCCTTCTACATCCTGTCCATACTGGTGCTTATCCTG GTGATCTATGATGAAAAAGTATTGTG GTGGGAGACCATCATCCTGATCTCTATGTACGGAATCTACATAATCATCATGAA GTTTAACAGATCTCTGCGGAGCCTGGCAGAGAGACACTGCAGCAGGGCAGGTCAGCCATGTCTGAGCCGCCTGCGACGGACGACTGCTGTCGGAAACATTGGAGACTGTGACAACGACATGGTGCCGCTGAAGCCAG ATTCTTGTGCGGTGGCCGGCCAGGACTCAGGGGTGGTGATGGTGGATGAGCTGCTGAACCTGCACCCCCACCAGCTCTCCTTCTCAGAG AGGCAGAGGCTGATTTGGGCCCGGGGTGGCCCAGAGGAAGGGGGAGCTTCGGGCGAGGAAGGTTCGGGTGCTAACGGATCGTGGGGGAGGGAGAACAGGACGGTGGCCGAGGGAGACAAGCAGCCactggagggagagagggagaggggtaAAGAGACCGGGGAAGAGACAGGTGGGGTAGCACATcctgaagaggaagaggaggaagagcaggaggaaggagaggaggagaacaCTCCTTTCAAACCCTTCGTCCTGCCAC ATGGTTGGTGTGTGCGTCTGAAGTGGCTGCTCTCTTGGCCCGTGAGCGTCCTACTCTACTTCACCATCCCCGACTGTAACCTGCCGCGGTGGGAGCGCTGGTACCTGCTCACCTTCCTGTCCTCCACACTCTGGATAGCCCTATTCTCCTACCTCATGGTCTGGATG GTGACCATAATCAGCTACACACTTGGAATCCCAGAAGTCATCATGGGCATTACTTTTCTGGCAGCCGGCACCAGTGTCCCTGACTGCATGGCCAGCCTCATCGTTGCTCGACaag GGATGGGCGACATGGCTGTTTCCAACTCCATTGGCAGTAATATCTTTGATGTGCTTCTGGGCCTGGGCTTCCCCTGGGCCCTGAGGACTCTCATTGTCAGCTACGGATCAGTG GTGACAATTAACAGCAGAGGCCTGGTGTACTCAGTGATTCTTCTGTTGGCCTCAGTCATACTCACT GTCCTGTGTGTCCATCTGAACTGCTGGAGGTTGGACCGCAGACTGGGACTCTGTCTCATACTTCTCTACGCCATCTTCCTCCTCTGCTCCATCGGCTTCGAGAGTTTGTAG